Proteins encoded together in one Impatiens glandulifera chromosome 1, dImpGla2.1, whole genome shotgun sequence window:
- the LOC124921460 gene encoding MYB-like transcription factor EOBII gives MAEEEEEKHTRFVGVMIEKEEEKGWRKGPWTAEEDKLLIEYINLNGEGRWNSVSKLAGLKRNGKSCRLRWVNYLRPDLKRGQITPQEENIILELHARWGNRWSTIARSLPGRTDNEIKNYWRTHFKKKPKESTNNYDELHFQQHQQYVNQMNMKRMMFLLDQNYNTETETYVSQNQDTTTSYQNITCQENGLPIITTLTDQTNFEESIFWELNDVFSPIKLV, from the exons AtggcagaagaagaagaagagaaacatACAAGGTTTGTGGGAGTCATgatagaaaaagaagaagaaaaagggtGGAGAAAAGGACCTTGGACTGCAGAGGAAGACAAGCTTCTCATTGAATATATCAATCTAAATGGTGAAGGAAGATGGAACTCTGTGTCTAAGCTTGCAg GGTTGAAAAGGAATGGAAAAAGTTGCAGGTTGAGATGGGTGAATTACTTGAGGCCAGATCTTAAAAGAGGCCAAATCACCCCACAAGAGGAAAACATCATCTTGGAGCTTCATGCTAGGTGGGGAAACAG gtgGTCCACGATAGCTAGAAGTTTGCCTGGTAGAACTGATAACGAGATTAAGAACTATTGGAGGACACATTTCAAGAAGAAGCCCAAAGAATCTACAAATAATTACGACGAATTACATTTTCAACAACATCAACAATATGTCAACCAAATGAACATGAAGAGGATGATGTTTTTACTCGACCAGAATTATAACACGGAGACTGAGACATATGTGTCCCAAAACCAAGACACAACCACAAGTTACCAGAATATTACTTGCCAAGAAAATGGCTTGCCAATAATAACAACACTAACTGATCAGACAAACTTTGAGGAAAGCATCTTCTGGGAGTTGAACGATGTTTTTAGTCCAATAAAGCTGGTTTAG
- the LOC124922374 gene encoding membrane protein PM19L, with protein sequence MATMGRNMAAPLLFLNLVMYFIVLGFASWCINRYINGQTNHPSFGGNGATPFFLTFAMLAAVVGIVSKMAGGAHIRAWRNDSLAAAGSSSLVAWAVTMLAFGLACKEISVGGWRGWRLKILEAFIIILAITQFLELLVLHAGTFSSRYGPGYRDDYGAGTGVGGGEPKGVTGVRV encoded by the exons ATGGCGACAATGGGAAGGAACATGGCGGCACCATTACTTTTTCTCAACCTAGTTATGTATTTCATCGTCTTGGGTTTCGCCAGTTGGTGTATCAATCGTTACATCAATGGCCAAACTAACCATCCCa GTTTCGGTGGCAACGGAGCTACTCCATTCTTCCTGACGTTTGCAATGTTGGCGGCGGTGGTCGGAATAGTTTCTAAAATGGCTGGAGGAGCACATATCAGGGCTTGGAGGAATGACAGTCTCGCCGCCGCTGGATCctcttctttggttgcttggGCCGTCACCATGCTTGCGTTTGG ATTGGCATGCAAGGAAATAAGTGTGGGAGGATGGAGAGGATGGAGGTTAAAGATATTGGAGgcgtttataataattttggcAATTACCCAGTTTCTTGAACTGCTTGTGCTTCATGCTGGTACCTTTAGCAGTAGGTATGGACCGGGTTACAGAGATGATTATGGTGCAGGCACCGGAGTAGGCGGTGGAGAACCTAAGGGTGTGACTGGGGTAAGGGTCTGA